A single genomic interval of Mycobacterium sp. DL592 harbors:
- a CDS encoding bifunctional nuclease family protein: MGEVRVVGIRVEQPQNQPVLLLRESNGDRYLPIWIGQSEATAIALEQQGHEPARPLTHDLIRDLIAALGHSLKEVRIVDLQEGTFYADLIFDRDIKVSARPSDSVAIALRVGVPIYVEESVLAEAGLLIPDEGDEESSGAVREDEVEKFKEFLDSVSPDDFKAT; this comes from the coding sequence ATGGGTGAGGTTCGTGTAGTCGGGATTCGCGTTGAGCAGCCGCAGAACCAGCCGGTTCTGTTGCTGCGCGAGTCCAACGGGGACCGTTACCTGCCCATCTGGATCGGCCAGTCGGAAGCCACCGCCATCGCGCTGGAGCAGCAGGGCCACGAGCCGGCCCGGCCGCTCACCCACGACCTGATCCGAGATCTCATTGCCGCGCTTGGACATTCGCTCAAGGAGGTGCGGATCGTGGATCTTCAGGAGGGCACGTTCTACGCCGACCTGATCTTCGATCGCGATATCAAGGTCTCGGCGCGCCCGTCGGACTCGGTGGCGATCGCGCTGCGGGTGGGCGTGCCGATCTACGTCGAGGAGTCGGTGCTCGCCGAAGCGGGCCTGCTGATTCCCGACGAGGGCGACGAGGAGTCCAGCGGGGCCGTGCGGGAAGACGAGGTCGAGAAGTTCAAGGAGTTTCTCGACAGCGTCTCACCGGATGATTTCAAGGCGACCTGA